The following DNA comes from Nothobranchius furzeri strain GRZ-AD chromosome 19, NfurGRZ-RIMD1, whole genome shotgun sequence.
AATGATGTTTTTCCCTTAGAGATAAACTGGGACAAGATGTCTGTTTAGTTTGAATCAAAACATGATGGAAAACAGGTTTGAAAAGATCAAAAATCCATTGAATCTTTACAAATTTCTCAAAAATACACAACTagaataattttttttataataAATGCTCCTGATTGTGCACCATTTCGCTCTTAACAGTCTTGCTGATATTTAGAAAAACTTTCTACTTCAAATAATTGATctgttatttaaaataaaacgatTTACAAGACAAGATAAAGCCTGTCCTGATTTCCCTCGTCCATCCTGACTCTAAAATGTTTCAGTTTTAAAAACAGCCTCTGCATCTCATTGGCTGGGTCTCAGCCGTCAGTTGATTCGCTCGTAGGCCGTCACCGTAGCGTGCCTCCTTTTATAGAGGAAGACAAAAACTCCCCCCAGGAGCAGGAGGATCACAGGAGCCCCCAAACACACCGCCATGATGGCGAGAACCAGGGGAGAGAACGAGTCAACGGGAGGAGAGCCAACGCCCACCAGCATGGTCCTGAAAGAGGAAAAACACACTCAGGTTTTTTTATTCACCTGTTCTGATTTTAAACATCCGATTAGATCGTGAACAAACCAGCTGAGGAACATGGTGCTGTTGTAGAAGGGTTCTCCTGCCATGCCGAAGCTCACGTTCATTCCCATAACTTCTGGATTTGAATAGAAGCCTCGAATCAGAGCAGATAAAGCTGCCGTTTCCTCTCCGTTTTGTGAATCTGGGTCAGAGTGGCGGCAAGGCGTGGCGTCCTCCAGCACCGGATGGGACTTCCTGTACGCCACAGGCTTCCACTGGACAAAACCCAGAATGTCTGAGCTTCCGTTTATTGAGGATACCCACTGGAACATCTGAGAGAggaaagaacaaaaacaacacaaataagACATGGTGACATCCGAGGAGGGCAAATCAAAAGCATATGAAGGCGTTGATAATCACCTTGAATATCGACGGCGTGTACTCGTCATCGATGGACTGGCGAGTGTCCACTCTGCTTAGCGGATAGGTCCCACTCACTGCCTGCAGTtccaacacaaacctggaggcatTTGATCTCGGCAATATGCCATTAAGCCACACCTCCACCTGGGAGGAGTTAGCAGAATGTAGGAGGCGAGGCCATAACTTGTTACGCCCCTCCGAGTCAAACACAGACAACTGAAAAAGATAAAATGTCAAACATTTTATTATGATCTTTTTCTTTAGTATTCAAAATCAGACTTTTGTCACCATAGCGACAAACCTGCAGGCAGAGCGACCCATTGGTGGAGTCCGAGGGGGCTCCACAGAGCAGAGATGTTGCACCAGACAGGTTGAAAAGAGACCAGCTGAAGTCCTGCAGCTCGTGCGGAGGGAGAAGGTCTGAGGATGCCTCAGCGGTGTTGTTTACGTCATCATACTCCCACagctaaaaaacaacaacagggtTATCCAATAAACACACATCAGGGTTTTTCCTTTGGACAGACTGGCTAATGTTTCTGACCCGACTGAAGACGACAGCAGAGCTGTACAAGATGCTGCTCTCTGGCTCCACCGTTAGGCTGCCGCTGGTATTACGACTCGAAAACTGGGACCAGTTTACCTGAAACACAAAACCCAAACATTTAGATAGAAATCATACTTGGTCTgcaaaaaatcaaatgaaaatgaATACTAATCCAGACTgggactaatgggccattcccatctgtattgggtcggcccgggccgggtagcgtaggttgtttacatatctgggtggcctggtatttttccgggccaaccaaggctcattctcagccctcttctcgagggggtctgcttcaggccgaccagggccaacacacccactgctgacagcaaactcacaccttccattagagcaagcctctgattggtgggtagaatcagcccacatgggcttaagacaaggatgtgtggaatcaaccgggccaggctggggtcgactggggctacccggcccgggccgacccagtacagatgggaatggccctagaGTTTTCTTGCCTACCCCTCCCCTACACAAATCATGATGAGTTTTTTTAAAAGATCAAATAAGTTTATTAGAATAATTTTAATCTGAACATACAGCAACAAGCTGATAACTATGTTTACATATTTAGCAAACACTTttttccaaagcaacttacaagagaAAATGAAGCCAGCACGTTGACCTTGAAGCTAACAACAAACATTAGTCAGTcaatcgtaggtggcagtgaggcagcataataaaTGATAAAGGGAAGTGAACAGGGAGTAGACAATAGAGTGGGGGACGGTGCAggtagggtgctagtttagaagatgctctctgaagagctgggtcttcaggagtttcttgaaaatcgacaaggaagcccctgttctggtaggtcattccacatctgtggaaacacacatgaaaagagtctggattgtcctgagcgtggtgtaggcactgctagtcaACAATCCTTCGATGATCTAGTACACAGCCCTGGGGAACTCCTATGGAAAGATGGTGAAGAGCAGAAGATTGTCCGAACCAAGATACAGA
Coding sequences within:
- the glmp gene encoding glycosylated lysosomal membrane protein, with the translated sequence MAATGRLLISTILLVFTFRSCLSLFYGGNTYKRKLFVQLNPNSSSLPRGGELLHVRAVGQNDTLHYLFCSQGAPTLLLVHTNSSSSTVKVNWSQFSSRNTSGSLTVEPESSILYSSAVVFSRLWEYDDVNNTAEASSDLLPPHELQDFSWSLFNLSGATSLLCGAPSDSTNGSLCLQLSVFDSEGRNKLWPRLLHSANSSQVEVWLNGILPRSNASRFVLELQAVSGTYPLSRVDTRQSIDDEYTPSIFKMFQWVSSINGSSDILGFVQWKPVAYRKSHPVLEDATPCRHSDPDSQNGEETAALSALIRGFYSNPEVMGMNVSFGMAGEPFYNSTMFLSWTMLVGVGSPPVDSFSPLVLAIMAVCLGAPVILLLLGGVFVFLYKRRHATVTAYERIN